In Aggregatibacter sp. 2125159857, one DNA window encodes the following:
- a CDS encoding nitric-oxide reductase large subunit — protein sequence MGQYKKFWYLLVAVLIGAFSILGYYGFEIYREAPPIPKQYVTEKGEPVITHDDILHGQTAWQTTGGMQLGSVWGHGAYQAPDWTADWLHRELTNWLDIVANQEYGKNFAGLNDDQQTLLKSRLTKEYRGSKVDENGTVVLSANRLAAMDKTAQYYISLYGDDPASKVTREHFAMKDNTLPGLEARKDLAKFFFWTAWTASAERPNTHATYTNNWPHEPLINNVPTPENVIWSIASVVFLIAGIGFVVWIWSFKRREDEKDPVVPEVDPLTKLQLTPSQKALGKYLFTVLALFFVQVNLGAIVAHYTVEGQEFYGLDISQYLPYSLVRTWHIQAALFWIAMAFLAGGLFLAPIINGGKDPKYQKLGVDILFWALVVLVVGSFTGSYLAIAHIIPEEWSFLFGHQGYEFIDLGRFWQAVKFGGILFWLVLMLRGTVNAFKQPGDKNLLALFFASVIAIGLFYGPALFYGEHTHLSVMEYWRWWVVHLWVEGFFEVFSVAALSFIFVSLGLVSRRTATVATITEAALFLIGGIPGTFHHLYFAGATTPIIAVGASFSALEVVPLVLLGHEAWEHWAMKQKAPWMERLKWPIYCFVAVAFWNMLGAGVFGFLINPPISLYYIQGLNTTAVHAHAALFGVYGFLALGFVFLIARYLRPNTPFNDKLMKWGFWLLNGGLILMIVSSLLPIGIIQGYASISEGLWYARSEDFMQQPLFDTLRWVRLVGDVVFIFGALAFFWQIFTMVFFKPKRIAN from the coding sequence ATGGGACAGTACAAAAAGTTCTGGTACCTGTTAGTCGCCGTATTAATAGGGGCATTCTCTATTCTCGGTTACTACGGATTTGAAATCTACCGTGAAGCGCCACCGATTCCAAAACAATATGTGACGGAAAAAGGCGAACCGGTGATTACACATGACGATATTTTACACGGGCAAACCGCATGGCAAACAACCGGTGGTATGCAATTGGGTTCTGTTTGGGGCCATGGTGCCTACCAAGCACCGGACTGGACTGCTGACTGGTTACATCGCGAGTTAACCAACTGGTTAGATATTGTTGCAAATCAAGAGTATGGTAAAAACTTTGCCGGCTTAAATGATGACCAACAAACCCTCTTAAAAAGCCGTTTAACTAAAGAATATCGCGGCAGTAAAGTTGACGAAAACGGCACCGTTGTGCTTTCCGCTAATCGTTTAGCCGCCATGGATAAAACGGCGCAATACTATATTTCTTTATATGGTGATGATCCTGCGAGCAAAGTAACGCGTGAACACTTCGCCATGAAAGACAATACGTTGCCAGGCTTGGAAGCGCGTAAAGATTTAGCGAAATTCTTCTTCTGGACAGCATGGACTGCCTCTGCAGAACGTCCGAATACCCATGCCACTTACACCAACAACTGGCCGCATGAGCCGTTAATCAATAACGTGCCAACACCGGAAAACGTCATTTGGTCTATCGCTAGCGTTGTTTTCCTCATTGCCGGTATCGGTTTTGTGGTGTGGATTTGGTCATTTAAACGTCGTGAAGATGAAAAAGATCCTGTTGTACCGGAAGTTGACCCATTAACTAAATTGCAATTAACGCCATCACAAAAAGCCTTAGGTAAATACTTATTTACCGTACTTGCGCTTTTCTTCGTGCAAGTGAATTTAGGGGCGATTGTGGCGCACTACACGGTTGAAGGTCAGGAATTCTATGGTTTAGATATTTCCCAATATCTTCCATACTCCTTGGTGCGTACTTGGCACATTCAAGCAGCATTATTCTGGATCGCCATGGCATTCTTGGCCGGTGGTTTATTCCTTGCACCGATTATCAACGGTGGTAAAGATCCGAAATACCAAAAACTTGGCGTAGATATTCTCTTCTGGGCATTAGTCGTCTTGGTTGTTGGCTCCTTCACCGGTAGCTATTTAGCCATCGCGCACATCATCCCTGAAGAATGGAGCTTCTTGTTCGGTCACCAAGGTTATGAATTCATCGACTTAGGTCGTTTCTGGCAAGCCGTAAAATTTGGCGGTATCTTGTTCTGGTTAGTGTTAATGCTACGCGGCACCGTGAATGCGTTCAAACAACCTGGCGACAAAAACCTACTTGCCTTGTTCTTCGCCTCTGTTATCGCGATCGGCTTATTCTATGGTCCGGCATTATTCTACGGCGAACACACACACTTATCCGTGATGGAATACTGGCGTTGGTGGGTAGTTCACCTTTGGGTAGAAGGCTTCTTTGAAGTATTCTCCGTGGCGGCACTCTCTTTCATCTTCGTAAGTTTAGGTTTGGTTTCTCGCCGAACAGCGACTGTAGCAACCATCACCGAAGCGGCATTGTTCTTAATCGGCGGTATTCCGGGAACCTTCCACCACTTATACTTCGCCGGTGCGACAACGCCAATTATCGCTGTAGGTGCCTCCTTCTCCGCACTTGAAGTTGTACCATTAGTGTTACTTGGCCACGAAGCGTGGGAACACTGGGCAATGAAACAAAAAGCGCCGTGGATGGAACGCTTAAAATGGCCTATCTACTGCTTCGTTGCCGTTGCCTTCTGGAATATGTTGGGTGCAGGTGTATTCGGTTTCTTAATCAATCCACCAATTTCTCTCTACTATATCCAAGGGTTAAACACCACCGCAGTACACGCCCACGCGGCATTGTTCGGGGTATATGGTTTCTTGGCATTAGGTTTCGTATTCTTAATCGCACGTTACTTGCGTCCAAATACACCATTCAACGACAAATTGATGAAATGGGGCTTCTGGTTGCTTAACGGCGGTTTGATCTTAATGATCGTCTCCAGCCTATTGCCAATCGGTATCATCCAAGGTTACGCAAGTATCTCTGAAGGCTTATGGTATGCTCGTAGCGAAGACTTCATGCAACAACCGTTATTCGACACCTTACGTTGGGTTCGTTTAGTGGGTGACGTTGTATTCATCTTTGGTGCGCTTGCTTTCTTCTGGCAAATTTTCACCATGGTTTTCTTCAAACCAAAACGCATTGCTAACTAA
- the epmA gene encoding elongation factor P--(R)-beta-lysine ligase, with protein sequence MFEQTQWQPSASIKNLLTRAKLIEEIRRFFTDRGLLEVETPVLSEFGVTDVHLATFSTEFISPFGEQSKTLWLSTSPEYHMKRLLAAGSGPIFQIGKVFRNEEAGNRHNPEFTMLEWYRPHFDMYRLINEVDDLLQQILECPPAESMSYQFAFQQYVGLDPLSADLAELVEKAKKHQLMGAENESRDTLLQFLFSAVVEPQIGQEAPVVVYHFPASQAALAQISSEDLRVAERFEFYYKGLELANGFHELSDAREQLRRFQQDNLQREKMGLPVRAIDTRLLSALQAGIPNCSGVALGVDRLLMIAMSAEHIKEVISFAIDNA encoded by the coding sequence ATGTTTGAACAAACTCAATGGCAACCTAGCGCCTCCATTAAAAATTTGCTAACTCGCGCAAAATTAATTGAAGAAATTCGCCGATTTTTTACCGATCGTGGTTTATTGGAAGTGGAAACGCCGGTGTTGAGCGAATTTGGGGTGACCGATGTGCATCTCGCCACCTTCAGTACAGAATTTATTTCACCGTTTGGTGAGCAGTCGAAAACTCTGTGGCTTTCTACCAGCCCGGAATATCACATGAAACGCTTGCTGGCGGCAGGCAGCGGTCCGATATTTCAAATCGGCAAAGTGTTCCGCAATGAAGAAGCGGGCAATCGACACAACCCTGAATTTACCATGCTGGAATGGTATCGACCGCACTTTGATATGTATCGCTTAATTAACGAGGTAGATGATTTGCTACAACAAATTTTGGAATGTCCGCCGGCAGAAAGCATGAGTTATCAATTTGCGTTCCAACAATATGTTGGCTTGGATCCGTTGTCAGCTGATCTCGCCGAATTGGTGGAAAAAGCCAAAAAACACCAGTTAATGGGTGCAGAAAATGAAAGTCGCGACACCTTACTGCAATTTTTATTTAGTGCGGTCGTCGAGCCGCAAATTGGGCAGGAAGCGCCTGTCGTGGTGTATCATTTTCCGGCAAGTCAGGCGGCTTTAGCGCAAATCAGTTCGGAAGATTTGCGCGTGGCAGAACGCTTTGAGTTTTACTATAAAGGATTGGAACTCGCTAACGGTTTCCACGAATTGTCTGATGCACGCGAGCAATTAAGACGCTTTCAGCAAGATAATCTGCAACGGGAAAAAATGGGGTTACCTGTGCGCGCCATTGATACGCGCTTATTATCCGCCTTGCAGGCAGGCATTCCGAATTGTTCCGGTGTCGCATTAGGTGTGGATCGCTTATTGATGATTGCCATGAGTGCGGAACACATTAAAGAGGTGATCTCTTTTGCCATTGATAACGCCTAG
- the frdC gene encoding fumarate reductase subunit FrdC, whose amino-acid sequence MTTTVSKRKKYVREITPTWWKSWDFYKFYMLREATAVPTVWFSLVLLYGVICLGKADGFVMNFIPFLQNPIVVILNIISLAALLLHAVTLFDMTGEVMSGTTGLPAKFIKNALRGAFVAVTVLALVLVFI is encoded by the coding sequence ATGACTACAACAGTAAGTAAACGTAAAAAATACGTTCGTGAAATTACGCCGACTTGGTGGAAAAGTTGGGATTTCTACAAATTCTATATGCTACGTGAAGCCACAGCGGTGCCAACGGTTTGGTTCAGCTTAGTATTGCTTTATGGCGTGATTTGTTTAGGCAAGGCAGATGGATTTGTCATGAATTTCATTCCGTTCCTACAAAATCCAATTGTCGTGATTCTTAACATCATTTCATTAGCGGCTTTATTGCTCCATGCCGTCACCTTATTTGATATGACAGGTGAAGTGATGTCAGGCACCACCGGTTTGCCGGCAAAATTCATTAAAAATGCTTTACGTGGCGCGTTTGTCGCCGTCACCGTATTGGCTTTAGTGTTAGTCTTTATCTAG
- the psiE gene encoding phosphate-starvation-inducible protein PsiE, whose amino-acid sequence MEESQSLEKLPKVVTGILKIVLSSALIALAVVLIIALAKITYSLAMMVLNTSSVVPYDVAEQAVMFFLYFGFIGLIVQYFKSGYHFPLRYFIYAGITAMLRLIIVNHESSVDTILFAGAILIMVIALCLVLYSNKLRNL is encoded by the coding sequence ATGGAAGAATCTCAATCCTTAGAAAAATTACCTAAAGTTGTTACCGGTATCCTAAAAATCGTGCTCAGCAGTGCATTAATTGCCTTAGCTGTGGTGTTGATCATCGCGCTAGCCAAAATCACGTATTCACTGGCGATGATGGTGTTAAACACCTCCAGCGTAGTACCTTACGACGTTGCGGAACAAGCGGTTATGTTTTTCCTGTATTTCGGATTTATCGGCTTAATCGTGCAATATTTTAAAAGCGGCTATCATTTCCCACTGCGCTATTTTATTTACGCCGGGATAACAGCAATGTTACGCTTGATTATCGTCAACCATGAAAGCTCAGTGGACACCATCCTATTTGCCGGCGCCATTTTGATTATGGTGATTGCGCTTTGCCTCGTACTCTATTCTAATAAATTGCGGAATCTTTAA
- a CDS encoding bifunctional tRNA (adenosine(37)-C2)-methyltransferase TrmG/ribosomal RNA large subunit methyltransferase RlmN — MSEQTVSVQAVAEPAKKVNLMNLTRAQMREFFAELGEKPFRADQLVKWIYHFGEDNFDNMTNLNKKLREKLKSVAEIKAPEVAVEQRSADGTIKWAMQVGDQQVETVYIPEADRATLCVSSQVGCALACTFCSTAQQGFNRNLTVSEIIGQVWRASKIIGNFGVTGVRPITNVVMMGMGEPLLNVANVVPAMEIMLDDFAYGLSKRRVTLSTSGVVPALDNLSKMIDVALAISLHAPNDELRDEIVPLNKKYNIKTLIDSVNRYLSVSNANHGKVTIEYVMLDHVNDHVEHAHQLAEVLKNTPCKINLIPWNPFPEAPYAKSSNTRIDRFQKTLMEYGLTVIVRKTRGDDIDAACGQLAGDVIDRTKRTAQKKRFGEAIAVQVQ, encoded by the coding sequence ATGTCAGAACAAACAGTATCAGTGCAAGCTGTTGCCGAACCGGCAAAAAAAGTCAATTTAATGAATTTAACCCGTGCGCAGATGCGTGAGTTTTTTGCCGAATTGGGCGAAAAACCGTTCCGCGCCGATCAGTTGGTGAAATGGATTTACCATTTTGGTGAAGACAATTTCGACAATATGACCAATTTAAATAAAAAGTTACGGGAAAAATTAAAGTCCGTGGCAGAAATTAAAGCACCGGAAGTGGCGGTGGAACAGCGTTCTGCCGATGGCACGATTAAATGGGCGATGCAGGTCGGTGATCAACAAGTGGAAACCGTGTACATTCCGGAAGCGGATCGCGCCACGTTATGTGTTTCTTCACAGGTTGGCTGCGCATTAGCTTGTACTTTTTGTTCGACCGCGCAACAAGGCTTCAACCGCAATTTAACGGTGTCAGAAATTATTGGGCAAGTATGGCGCGCATCGAAAATCATTGGCAATTTTGGGGTAACAGGCGTGCGTCCGATTACCAATGTGGTGATGATGGGTATGGGCGAGCCGTTGTTGAATGTGGCGAATGTGGTACCGGCGATGGAAATTATGTTGGACGATTTCGCTTATGGTTTATCTAAACGCCGTGTGACATTATCCACATCCGGTGTTGTGCCGGCGCTTGATAATTTAAGCAAAATGATCGATGTAGCATTGGCGATTTCCTTGCATGCACCAAACGATGAATTGCGTGATGAAATCGTGCCACTAAACAAAAAATACAATATCAAAACCTTAATTGATTCGGTGAATCGCTATTTAAGCGTTTCTAACGCCAACCATGGCAAAGTGACCATCGAATATGTCATGTTGGATCATGTGAATGATCATGTGGAACACGCCCATCAATTAGCGGAAGTGTTAAAAAATACGCCATGTAAAATCAATTTGATTCCATGGAACCCGTTCCCGGAAGCGCCTTACGCGAAAAGCTCTAATACGCGTATTGACCGTTTCCAAAAAACCTTGATGGAATACGGTTTAACGGTGATTGTGCGTAAAACCCGTGGCGATGACATTGATGCGGCCTGCGGACAATTAGCCGGCGATGTGATTGACCGGACCAAACGTACTGCACAGAAAAAACGTTTTGGCGAGGCGATTGCCGTTCAAGTTCAATGA
- the frdA gene encoding fumarate reductase (quinol) flavoprotein subunit, producing MQTVNVDIAIVGAGGGGLRAAIAAAQANPNLKIALVSKVYPMRSHTVAAEGGAAAVIKEEDSYDKHFQDTVAGGDWLCEQDVVEYFVEHSPVEMTQLERWGCPWSRKADGDVNVRRFGGMKIERTWFAADKTGFHLLHTLFQTSIQYPQIVRFDEHFVLDILVDDGHARGMVAMNMMEGSLVQINANAVVIATGGGCRAFRFNTNGGIVTGDGLSMAYRHGVPLRDMEFVQYHPTGLPNTGILMTEGCRGEGGILVNKDGYRYLQDYGLGPETPIGKPQNKYMELGPRDKVSQAFWQEWRKGNTLKTAKGVDVVHLDLRHLGEQYLHERLPFICELAKAYEGVDPVKAPIPVRPVVHYTMGGIEVDFNSETRIKGLFAVGECASSGLHGANRLGSNSLAELVVLGRVAGEYAAQRAVEAKSGNQNAIDAQAQDVVKRLNDLFAQEGTESWSEIRDEMGQAMEEGCGIYRTQESMQQAVDKIAELKERYKRIHVSDRSSVFNTNLLYTVELGYILDVAQSIANSAIERKESRGAHQRLDYTERDDVNYLKHTLAFYNENGAPRIEYSPVKITKSQPAKRVYGAEAEAAEAAAKAKEQAGKE from the coding sequence GTGCAAACTGTGAATGTTGATATCGCCATTGTTGGCGCCGGTGGCGGTGGTTTACGGGCGGCGATTGCTGCAGCGCAAGCTAATCCCAACCTTAAAATTGCGTTAGTCTCAAAAGTTTATCCAATGCGTAGCCACACGGTTGCGGCAGAAGGGGGGGCAGCGGCGGTCATTAAAGAGGAAGACTCTTATGACAAACACTTTCAGGACACCGTCGCAGGTGGTGACTGGCTTTGTGAACAAGACGTTGTCGAATATTTCGTGGAACACTCACCGGTAGAAATGACCCAGCTTGAACGTTGGGGATGTCCTTGGAGTCGTAAGGCTGATGGTGACGTAAACGTACGCCGTTTCGGTGGCATGAAAATCGAACGTACTTGGTTCGCTGCCGATAAAACCGGTTTCCACTTATTGCATACGCTCTTCCAAACTTCTATTCAATACCCGCAAATTGTACGTTTCGATGAACACTTCGTTCTTGATATTTTAGTAGATGATGGTCATGCTCGCGGTATGGTTGCCATGAACATGATGGAAGGTTCTTTAGTTCAAATTAATGCTAATGCTGTTGTAATCGCTACAGGTGGTGGTTGCCGCGCTTTCCGTTTCAATACGAATGGTGGCATTGTAACCGGAGACGGTTTATCAATGGCGTATCGCCATGGTGTGCCATTGCGCGACATGGAATTCGTGCAATATCACCCAACCGGCTTGCCGAATACCGGTATTTTAATGACCGAAGGTTGTCGTGGTGAGGGTGGTATTTTAGTCAATAAAGACGGCTATCGCTATTTACAAGACTACGGTTTGGGACCGGAAACGCCAATCGGTAAACCACAAAACAAATACATGGAATTAGGCCCGCGCGATAAAGTATCCCAAGCGTTCTGGCAAGAATGGCGCAAAGGCAATACCTTAAAAACTGCCAAAGGTGTGGATGTGGTGCACCTGGACTTACGTCATCTCGGTGAACAATATTTACATGAACGTTTACCATTCATTTGCGAACTCGCGAAAGCCTATGAAGGTGTGGATCCGGTGAAAGCGCCAATTCCTGTGCGTCCGGTCGTACACTACACCATGGGCGGTATCGAAGTGGATTTCAACAGCGAAACCCGAATTAAAGGCTTATTTGCCGTAGGTGAATGTGCTTCTTCCGGTTTACATGGTGCGAACCGTTTAGGTTCTAACTCCTTAGCCGAATTAGTGGTGTTAGGTCGCGTTGCCGGTGAATATGCGGCGCAACGTGCCGTCGAAGCCAAATCAGGCAACCAAAATGCGATTGATGCACAAGCGCAAGATGTCGTTAAACGCTTAAATGACTTATTCGCTCAAGAAGGTACGGAATCTTGGTCTGAAATTCGTGATGAAATGGGTCAAGCCATGGAAGAAGGCTGCGGTATCTATCGTACGCAAGAAAGTATGCAACAAGCCGTTGATAAAATTGCTGAACTCAAAGAACGTTATAAACGCATTCATGTTTCTGACCGTTCCAGCGTGTTTAATACCAACTTATTATACACCGTTGAGTTGGGTTACATTTTGGATGTGGCACAGTCTATTGCGAACTCTGCGATTGAACGTAAAGAGTCTCGTGGCGCGCACCAACGTTTGGATTACACCGAACGTGATGATGTGAACTACTTGAAACATACCTTGGCGTTCTATAACGAAAACGGTGCGCCACGCATTGAATACAGCCCAGTGAAAATCACTAAATCACAACCGGCAAAACGTGTTTACGGTGCAGAAGCCGAAGCAGCAGAAGCCGCCGCGAAGGCAAAAGAACAAGCGGGTAAGGAGTAA
- the pflA gene encoding pyruvate formate lyase 1-activating protein: MSVLGRIHSYESCGTVDGPGIRFILFLQGCLMRCKYCHNRDTWDVHGGKEITVEELMKEVVSYRHFMNASGGGVTASGGEAILQAEFVRDWFRACKQEGISTCLDTNGFVRHYDHVIDELIDVTDLVLLDLKELNDQVHQNLIGVPNKRTLEFAKYLQKRNQPVWIRYVVVPGYTDSDHDVHLLGQFIEGMTNIEKVELLPYHRLGAHKWAAMGEKYELEDVKPPTKESLEHIKAILEGYGHVVKY, from the coding sequence ATGTCAGTTCTTGGACGAATTCACTCTTATGAATCCTGTGGTACCGTTGACGGCCCGGGCATTCGTTTTATTCTGTTTTTACAAGGCTGCTTAATGCGCTGTAAGTATTGCCACAACCGCGATACTTGGGATGTCCATGGTGGCAAAGAAATTACGGTGGAAGAACTGATGAAAGAAGTGGTCAGCTATCGTCATTTTATGAATGCGTCAGGCGGCGGTGTCACAGCTTCCGGCGGTGAAGCGATTTTGCAAGCAGAGTTCGTGCGTGATTGGTTTCGCGCCTGCAAACAAGAAGGCATTAGCACCTGCTTGGATACCAACGGTTTTGTGCGTCATTACGATCATGTGATTGATGAACTCATTGATGTAACCGATCTCGTTTTGCTTGATTTAAAAGAACTCAACGATCAAGTGCATCAAAATCTTATTGGCGTACCGAACAAACGCACGCTTGAATTTGCCAAATATTTGCAAAAACGCAACCAACCGGTTTGGATTCGCTACGTGGTCGTGCCGGGCTATACAGATTCTGACCATGACGTACATTTACTCGGTCAATTTATCGAAGGTATGACAAACATTGAAAAAGTAGAACTCCTGCCTTATCACCGCCTTGGCGCACATAAATGGGCAGCAATGGGCGAAAAATATGAATTGGAAGACGTAAAACCCCCAACAAAAGAATCGCTTGAACACATAAAAGCCATTCTTGAAGGCTACGGTCATGTCGTCAAATACTAA
- the frdD gene encoding fumarate reductase subunit FrdD, with translation MVNQNPKRSNEPPVWLMFSAGGMISGLAFPVLILILGLLLPFGLVSPDNIIAFAHHWLGKLIILALTIFPMWAGLHRVHHGMHDIKVHVPAGGFIFYGLATLYSVIVLFAVFNL, from the coding sequence ATGGTTAATCAAAATCCAAAACGTTCAAACGAACCACCTGTCTGGTTAATGTTCAGTGCGGGTGGCATGATAAGCGGACTTGCTTTCCCTGTGCTCATTCTTATTCTCGGCTTGCTATTGCCTTTCGGCTTAGTCAGCCCCGATAACATCATCGCCTTTGCACATCATTGGTTGGGTAAATTAATTATTTTAGCCCTAACCATTTTCCCAATGTGGGCAGGCTTACACCGTGTCCACCACGGTATGCACGACATCAAAGTCCATGTACCGGCCGGCGGATTTATTTTCTACGGCTTAGCGACACTTTATAGCGTCATCGTGCTATTTGCCGTGTTCAACTTATAA
- a CDS encoding succinate dehydrogenase/fumarate reductase iron-sulfur subunit, which produces MAEQSIMNVEILRYNPEVDKEPHLKTYQVPYDSQTSLLDALGYIKDKLEPELSYRWSCRMAICGSCGMMVNNIPKLACKTFLRDYSGHMRIEALANFPIERDLIVDLSHFIESLEAIKPYVIGNQAPELDGKPHPSKELAKSRTKQTPAQLEKYRQFSMCINCGLCYAACPQFGLNPEFVGPAVLTLGHRYNLDNRDHGKAERMKIMNGENGVWSCTFVGACSEVCPKHVGPATAINQGKLESAKDYLISMLKPKA; this is translated from the coding sequence ATGGCCGAACAATCAATCATGAACGTTGAAATTCTACGTTACAATCCGGAAGTTGACAAAGAGCCACACTTGAAAACTTATCAAGTGCCTTATGACAGCCAAACCTCTTTACTCGATGCGTTAGGTTACATTAAAGACAAGTTGGAGCCGGAACTTTCTTATCGTTGGTCATGCCGTATGGCAATCTGCGGTTCTTGCGGCATGATGGTAAACAACATTCCAAAATTGGCGTGCAAAACTTTCTTGCGTGACTACAGTGGCCACATGCGTATTGAAGCCCTAGCTAATTTCCCGATTGAACGTGACTTGATCGTGGACTTAAGCCATTTCATCGAAAGTTTAGAAGCCATCAAACCTTATGTGATCGGCAACCAAGCGCCTGAGTTAGACGGCAAGCCGCATCCGTCTAAAGAATTAGCGAAAAGCCGTACCAAACAAACGCCAGCACAATTGGAAAAATACCGCCAATTCTCGATGTGTATCAACTGTGGCTTATGCTATGCCGCCTGCCCACAATTCGGTTTAAACCCAGAATTTGTTGGCCCGGCCGTATTAACTTTAGGTCATCGTTATAACTTAGATAACCGCGACCACGGCAAAGCAGAACGGATGAAAATCATGAACGGCGAAAATGGCGTTTGGTCTTGTACCTTTGTAGGTGCGTGTTCCGAAGTGTGTCCAAAACACGTGGGCCCAGCCACCGCCATTAACCAAGGCAAATTAGAAAGCGCCAAAGATTACCTCATTTCTATGCTTAAACCGAAGGCGTAA
- the pilW gene encoding type IV pilus biogenesis/stability protein PilW — MRPIQFIFYRFAIFIFPFLLSACVSHSDTSDFDKQAAAKARVELALGYLQQQNGSQAKLNLDKALSYAPKYYLVHAALAYFYQQQGDMEHAKQAYLTAIKLDDTQGDVLNNFGAFLCAQGEYQAAYKQFTQALNSPQYYHQADTYENLALCALSAKDQKIYQENLTALEKIAPERAKRFAQFTK, encoded by the coding sequence ATGCGCCCTATTCAGTTTATCTTTTACCGTTTTGCGATCTTTATTTTTCCTTTTTTACTTTCTGCCTGCGTCAGCCATTCCGACACATCAGATTTTGATAAACAGGCGGCGGCAAAAGCCCGTGTAGAACTGGCATTAGGTTATTTACAACAACAAAACGGTAGCCAAGCGAAATTAAATTTAGATAAAGCCCTTTCTTATGCCCCAAAATACTATTTGGTACACGCTGCGTTAGCCTATTTTTATCAACAACAAGGGGATATGGAACACGCTAAACAAGCGTATTTAACGGCCATTAAATTGGATGATACACAAGGGGATGTCTTGAATAATTTCGGTGCGTTTTTGTGTGCGCAAGGAGAATATCAGGCGGCCTATAAACAATTCACACAGGCATTAAATAGCCCGCAGTATTATCACCAAGCCGACACTTATGAAAACCTGGCACTCTGCGCCTTATCCGCGAAAGATCAGAAAATTTACCAAGAAAATCTGACCGCACTTGAGAAGATCGCACCAGAACGTGCAAAGAGATTCGCTCAATTCACAAAATAG
- a CDS encoding DMT family transporter produces the protein MRYILIALFLWSSSFVAGKYTYTMLDPVLMVQLRLLIATIIVLPMFMRVWKRIPKGLRPQVWWLGLLNYPVIFLLQFIGLSHTSASSASTMLGLEPFLVVLIGHFFFGDKAQTHHWIFGLVAFLGVALLIYGGEETGNISLFGCSLVLIAGVVFASCLRWTQKVIVQLTAQVYTTSSIVFGTITCLPFTLWLTESWQIHWNWQGIAGLLYIGVGCSWLAYYLWNKGINSVDSNLAGILVSLEPVFAILLAVLLLGEHISPLSWLGILAVIATTLISSVYPRLIRRAS, from the coding sequence ATGCGTTACATTCTCATCGCATTATTTTTATGGAGCAGTTCTTTTGTCGCCGGTAAATACACCTACACCATGTTGGATCCGGTGTTGATGGTGCAATTGCGTTTGTTGATTGCCACCATCATTGTGCTGCCGATGTTTATGCGTGTTTGGAAGCGCATTCCTAAAGGTTTACGTCCGCAAGTGTGGTGGTTGGGATTATTAAATTATCCGGTGATCTTTCTATTGCAATTTATTGGTTTAAGCCACACTTCGGCATCCAGTGCTTCAACGATGTTAGGGTTAGAGCCCTTCTTGGTGGTGCTGATCGGGCATTTTTTCTTTGGCGACAAAGCCCAAACCCATCACTGGATCTTTGGTTTAGTGGCGTTTCTTGGGGTCGCCTTGTTAATTTATGGCGGTGAAGAAACGGGCAATATCAGCTTGTTTGGTTGTAGCTTGGTGCTGATTGCCGGGGTTGTTTTTGCTTCGTGTTTGCGTTGGACGCAAAAAGTCATCGTACAGCTCACGGCGCAAGTTTACACCACCAGTAGCATTGTGTTTGGCACGATAACTTGCCTTCCTTTCACCCTTTGGCTGACGGAAAGCTGGCAAATTCATTGGAATTGGCAAGGCATCGCAGGGTTACTTTATATTGGCGTTGGTTGTAGCTGGCTGGCGTATTATTTATGGAATAAGGGAATTAATAGCGTCGATTCTAATTTAGCAGGCATTTTGGTTTCACTCGAACCGGTATTTGCGATTTTGTTGGCGGTATTACTGTTAGGCGAGCATATTAGCCCACTGTCTTGGTTGGGGATTTTGGCGGTTATTGCGACCACATTAATTTCCAGTGTGTATCCGCGTTTAATTCGGCGAGCGAGTTAA